The genomic window CCGTCCTCTTTCGGCCGCGCACGGTAAAGTTTTCCTGACAGCGAATACCCGTGCGCCGTTCGCCCAACCCGGTGTTCACGGTGTCGCGACTCCAGCCAAACAACTCTTCCACTCGCCGAGGATTGCCGTCGCAATACTTGACCGCCATCTCCGCCTGAAACTGCCGCCGCCGAAAGCCGGTCAGCTTCCGGGCTGCCGACTTGATCGTCGCCAAAACCGATTCCGTCAATTCGCTAAGCATCCGTCTCCTCCGTGAGACCGCAGGGCCATCATTTCTCTGCCGCCGCCCAATTATTTACCACAGTCCACGTTTTCACGGTAGGTTAATTTCTGCCCGGTGCCTTAGAGTCCTCGGAGAGCTGGCGGGCCGGCCAGTCGTCAGCCCAGTCTGGTCTGCGGTCGGCAAGAATCTGCACGGCCGCATCTTCATAGGGATTGGGGCCGGGGATGGTATGCCACGCGACCATGCTCGGCGTGTGCGGCCGATCTTCGAGACGCATCGGGCGACAAGCCTGCGAACGCGGTCCCACCGCCAATAAGGCGAGCCGCGCCATGTGGCCCTCATGCGTCGGCCAGCCGGCTCTGGCGCGCTCTTGAGGCACGGCTTTCCGCAGCAGGTCTTGAGCTGCCTTCGAGAGCTTTTTTCGGTCCGCCTCCGTCAGGCCGGCCACCATTTCGGCAAACGCGATCGGCGTCGACTGATTCACGGCCTCGAGAAAGCCGCTTGGCGTTTTCAGCATCTCGTGACGGTCATTCGCTAGTCGCGTCATAACAGAGCGTATTGATAAGCGGACTCTCTTCCCCCTCGACCATCAGCCGGGCTGCCAGAATATGCTTGCACGGACCTCGTTGCCCGCGGTATCGGTTGCACCATCGACAAGAGCAGCGATCGCCCTCGGCTTCGAGCCGCACGAAATGGTGAACATCGCTGCCGGGAATCTGCAAATGCGTCTCGCCGTTCTGTTGCTTGACGATGCGGCAAGTCCCGGAGGCGACCAGTTCGCGTGCAGCCTTGAGCCGCGGTTGCTGCGATTCCACTTTTCCGACGTCGAAGGGGAGCACGCGATGGAAGTACCGCCCCGTCGAGAGATCGTATCCCACCAGGCCACGTGCTCCGAGAACCGCGAGGGCCGCTTCGATCGACGATTCTCCGCATCCGAACCGCATCGCCAATTGCCCCGGCTCGATTTGAGACTGCCAGTTCAGAGATTCGGCGACGGCGGGCAATGGCTGCTGCCAGTCTGCGGTTGCCAGCCGCGCGAGCATCTGCCCTTCTCCGGAGAATCCGCGATTCAGCTCGGGGCTGACAAGCGAGAAGAAGCGGCCGATTTCAAAGCGGAACTCCCAACCGCTCGTCTGCGACTCTTCGTCGTACCAGATCAAGAGTTTCTGGGCGAAGGGAACCAGCCCTTCGAGAACGCGGACGCGCTCGACACCTCGCACTTGGACGGAGCCGCGGACCGGCCGCGAGGCGAGCCGGACCTTTTGACCCGTGCGGGCAATGTGAACCGGCCGGTAGCCGTTGCTCACAGGTGGCAGGCTGCGAAACAACTCACGGGCTTCCGCCGCGGAGAGCTCGAGTTGTGGCGTCATGCGCGGTTGATACGCCTGAACCTCGCAAAAGCCCTTGACCCAGCGCACCGGCAATTTCACCTTCCGCTCGACGACCTGCTCGTCGCCGCGAATGAGCGTGACGCCATCTCCGCCCACTTGCAATTTGGCGTTCTCTTCGTCGTTCATCCGCCGCAAGGCGGTCCGCATCGCATCGTTGAAGTCGACGTTGGTCGTCCCTTTGCCACGCAGCTCGACGTCGAACGCATCGGGCGACAAATCGACGCGGGCATAGACGCCGCAGCAGCTAGAGAATCCCTCGAATCGCAGCATGCCTCCGCCGCTGGTCACCACCGGATCGGTCCACACCAGCGCCGGCGCCTGCTGAAAGAACCGCGTGCGGACGATCGCCGCCAGGATGCTCAAACATCTTCCTGCCA from Pirellulales bacterium includes these protein-coding regions:
- a CDS encoding SWIM zinc finger family protein — encoded protein: MSTAISYTYAYPFDSAVLEHSGRPAIRLVTSLEETSDDLFFDGHLRRPALAGRCLSILAAIVRTRFFQQAPALVWTDPVVTSGGGMLRFEGFSSCCGVYARVDLSPDAFDVELRGKGTTNVDFNDAMRTALRRMNDEENAKLQVGGDGVTLIRGDEQVVERKVKLPVRWVKGFCEVQAYQPRMTPQLELSAAEARELFRSLPPVSNGYRPVHIARTGQKVRLASRPVRGSVQVRGVERVRVLEGLVPFAQKLLIWYDEESQTSGWEFRFEIGRFFSLVSPELNRGFSGEGQMLARLATADWQQPLPAVAESLNWQSQIEPGQLAMRFGCGESSIEAALAVLGARGLVGYDLSTGRYFHRVLPFDVGKVESQQPRLKAARELVASGTCRIVKQQNGETHLQIPGSDVHHFVRLEAEGDRCSCRWCNRYRGQRGPCKHILAARLMVEGEESPLINTLCYDATSE